In the genome of Nocardioides seonyuensis, one region contains:
- a CDS encoding NUDIX domain-containing protein, with product MTESFVVVPASYVYLLREGADGPEVLLQQRGPVPYMPGHWAAAAAGHVERGETAFDAARREALEELGLTHVDLEFELTMQRTAGGAPIDERVDFFFTARSWDGEPAVAEPEKCAEIRWCRLDALPEPMVPHEAHALSLLGSGERYVSFGFAGVPTPETDTGGAP from the coding sequence GTGACTGAGTCCTTCGTGGTCGTCCCCGCCTCCTACGTCTACCTGCTGCGCGAGGGGGCCGACGGTCCCGAGGTGCTGCTCCAGCAGCGCGGCCCGGTGCCCTACATGCCCGGTCACTGGGCCGCCGCCGCGGCCGGCCACGTCGAGCGCGGGGAGACCGCGTTCGACGCCGCCCGGCGGGAGGCGCTCGAGGAGCTCGGCCTCACCCACGTCGACCTCGAGTTCGAGCTCACCATGCAGCGCACCGCGGGAGGGGCGCCGATCGACGAGCGGGTCGACTTCTTCTTCACCGCGCGCTCGTGGGACGGCGAGCCGGCCGTCGCCGAGCCGGAGAAGTGCGCCGAGATCCGCTGGTGCAGGCTCGACGCACTGCCCGAGCCGATGGTCCCCCACGAGGCCCACGCGCTGAGCCTGCTCGGGAGCGGCGAGCGCTACGTGTCGTTCGGGTTCGCGGGGGTACCCACCCCGGAGACGGACACAGGAGGCGCACCATGA
- the miaA gene encoding tRNA (adenosine(37)-N6)-dimethylallyltransferase MiaA codes for MSDTRPPTTIAVVGATASGKTGLSLDLAERLDGEVVNTDAMQLYRGMDIGTAKLPPRERRGIPHHLLDVLDVTEAASVAQFQGWAREAITDIRGRGRTPVLVGGSALYTRAVLDRFEFPGTDDSLRRELEVELERVGPSALHDRLRGVDPAAAEQIQRDNGRRVVRALEVIALTGRPFSASLPKLEYADPRTVQVGLDIDRPTLDERISRRVDAMFEAGLVDEVERLLAAGLEEGRTAVRAIGYREVVGFLRGDRSLAEAVDQTKAATRRFARRQDSWFRKDPRVTWLSYDDPGLVEKALAVVSGR; via the coding sequence ATGTCCGACACCAGACCTCCGACGACGATCGCCGTCGTCGGGGCCACCGCCTCGGGCAAGACCGGGCTCAGCCTCGACCTCGCCGAGCGCCTGGACGGCGAGGTCGTCAACACAGACGCGATGCAGCTCTACCGGGGCATGGACATCGGCACCGCCAAGCTCCCTCCCCGGGAGCGCCGCGGCATCCCGCACCACCTGCTCGACGTCCTCGACGTGACCGAGGCGGCCTCGGTCGCGCAGTTCCAGGGCTGGGCGCGCGAGGCGATCACGGACATCCGGGGCCGCGGTCGCACGCCGGTGCTCGTCGGCGGCTCGGCCCTCTACACCCGCGCGGTGCTCGACCGGTTCGAGTTCCCCGGCACCGACGACTCGCTGCGCCGCGAGCTGGAGGTCGAGCTCGAGCGCGTCGGTCCGTCCGCGCTGCACGACCGGCTGCGCGGCGTCGACCCGGCAGCCGCCGAGCAGATCCAGCGTGACAACGGCCGACGTGTCGTACGCGCCCTCGAGGTCATCGCCCTCACCGGGCGGCCCTTCAGCGCCAGCCTGCCGAAGCTCGAGTACGCCGACCCGCGCACCGTCCAGGTCGGGCTCGACATCGACCGACCCACCCTCGACGAGCGGATCTCGCGCAGGGTGGACGCGATGTTCGAGGCAGGTCTGGTCGACGAGGTCGAGCGGCTCCTGGCCGCCGGCCTGGAGGAGGGCCGCACCGCCGTCCGGGCGATCGGCTACCGCGAGGTGGTCGGCTTCCTGCGCGGCGACCGCTCGCTCGCGGAGGCGGTCGACCAGACGAAGGCCGCCACCCGGCGGTTCGCCCGTCGCCAGGACTCGTGGTTCCGCAAGGACCCGCGCGTGACGTGGTTGTCGTACGACGACCCGGGCCTGGTGGAGAAGGCCCTCGCGGTTGTCAGTGGTCGGTGA
- a CDS encoding dihydrofolate reductase family protein — translation MATIYYSGCTLDGFIATPDHSLDWLLSRDIDMDGPMAYPGFRQQVGACVMGATTWQWILDHDEEPWGELPTWVLTHRDFPEAPASVRFAQADDEAALRAVHDEMAQAADGKDLWVVGGGELVGRFHDAGLLDEVWLQLAPVTIGAGAPVLPRHVELRLEDVARNRDFLCGRWSVVR, via the coding sequence ATGGCGACCATCTACTACTCCGGCTGCACCCTCGACGGCTTCATCGCGACACCCGACCACTCCCTCGACTGGCTGCTGAGCCGCGACATCGACATGGACGGGCCGATGGCCTATCCCGGGTTCCGCCAACAGGTCGGCGCCTGCGTCATGGGCGCGACGACGTGGCAGTGGATCCTCGACCACGACGAGGAGCCGTGGGGCGAGCTGCCGACGTGGGTGCTGACCCACCGGGACTTCCCCGAGGCACCCGCCAGCGTGCGGTTCGCACAGGCCGACGACGAGGCGGCGCTGCGGGCCGTGCACGACGAGATGGCCCAGGCGGCCGACGGCAAGGACCTGTGGGTCGTCGGGGGAGGGGAGCTCGTGGGCCGCTTCCACGACGCAGGCCTCCTCGACGAGGTGTGGCTGCAGCTCGCACCGGTGACCATCGGTGCGGGCGCGCCGGTGCTCCCACGGCACGTCGAGCTGCGGCTCGAGGACGTCGCCCGCAACCGTGACTTCCTGTGCGGTCGCTGGAGCGTCGTGCGCTGA
- the ggt gene encoding gamma-glutamyltransferase, whose protein sequence is MRPSLTAAATSAGVLAALLVAAPTATSSNGPEARPTVKDPTAVGRKGAVSTVDPEASAAAIKVLRRGGNAVDAAVAAAATLGVTEPFSAGIGGGGYFVHYDARSGKVRTIDGRETAPRKMPNDAFIDPATGKPYNFTPELVTSGVSVGVPGTLATWERALDKWGTLSLAEALKPATKVAKRGFVVDETFRQQTLDNEERFRAYRASKKLFLPGGDAPKVGSIFRNRELAATYDAIADLGTRAFYRGPLARLMSDIVRDPRTTRNTDLPVPPGYLTPRDLRDYAVRVQRATKSDYRGHEVYGMAPSSSGGTTVGEALNILERYDLSAMTVDQALHHYLEASALAFADRGKYLGDRAFVDVPVRALLDDRFAAERACSLNPTKAATKPVAAGDASSYDGVCGPAAGGGEVDEDTENISTTNLTVADRWGNVVEYTLTIEQTGGSGMVVPGHGFLLNNELTDFSTVYDPADPNRIQPGKRPRSSMSPTIVLKDGKPFVALGSPGGSTIITTVLQMLVNRIDLGMTIQEAIAAPRATQRNSVNVTAEPEFIAAHGAALTALGHTLVPAGDAFTSAAEIGAATAIELGPGKRLTAVAEPSRRGGGSAKVVKR, encoded by the coding sequence ATGCGCCCATCCCTGACGGCTGCCGCGACGTCGGCAGGCGTCCTCGCCGCCCTTCTCGTCGCCGCGCCCACAGCCACGTCGAGCAACGGGCCCGAGGCCCGGCCGACGGTCAAGGACCCCACGGCCGTCGGCAGGAAGGGCGCGGTCTCCACCGTCGACCCGGAGGCCAGCGCGGCCGCCATCAAGGTGCTCAGGCGCGGCGGCAACGCCGTCGACGCGGCCGTCGCCGCGGCGGCGACCCTGGGTGTCACCGAGCCGTTCAGCGCAGGCATCGGCGGGGGTGGCTACTTCGTCCACTACGACGCCAGGTCGGGCAAGGTGCGCACGATCGACGGTCGCGAGACCGCGCCGCGCAAGATGCCCAACGACGCGTTCATCGACCCGGCGACCGGCAAGCCCTACAACTTCACCCCCGAGCTGGTCACCAGCGGCGTCAGTGTCGGGGTTCCCGGCACCCTCGCCACCTGGGAGCGCGCGCTCGACAAGTGGGGGACGCTCTCCCTCGCCGAGGCGCTCAAGCCCGCGACCAAGGTCGCGAAGCGCGGGTTCGTCGTCGACGAGACCTTCCGCCAGCAGACCCTCGACAACGAGGAGCGCTTCCGCGCCTACCGCGCGTCCAAGAAGCTGTTCCTCCCCGGCGGTGACGCGCCGAAGGTCGGCTCGATCTTCCGCAACCGCGAGCTCGCTGCGACGTACGACGCCATCGCCGACCTGGGCACCAGGGCGTTCTACCGCGGCCCGCTGGCTCGCCTGATGTCCGACATCGTCCGCGACCCGCGCACCACCAGGAACACCGACCTGCCGGTCCCGCCGGGCTACCTCACGCCGCGCGACCTGCGCGACTACGCGGTCCGGGTCCAGCGCGCCACGAAGTCCGACTACCGCGGCCACGAGGTCTACGGCATGGCGCCGTCGTCCTCGGGCGGCACCACGGTGGGCGAGGCACTCAACATCCTCGAGCGCTACGACCTCTCGGCGATGACGGTCGACCAGGCGCTGCACCACTACCTCGAGGCGAGCGCGCTCGCGTTCGCCGACCGCGGCAAGTACCTCGGCGACCGCGCCTTCGTCGACGTCCCGGTCCGCGCACTGCTCGACGACAGGTTCGCCGCTGAGCGGGCCTGCTCGCTCAACCCGACGAAGGCGGCCACCAAGCCGGTCGCGGCGGGCGATGCGTCGTCGTACGACGGCGTGTGCGGCCCTGCTGCTGGCGGCGGTGAGGTCGACGAGGACACCGAGAACATCTCGACCACCAACCTCACGGTCGCCGACCGGTGGGGCAACGTCGTGGAGTACACCCTCACGATCGAGCAGACCGGCGGGTCGGGGATGGTCGTGCCCGGGCACGGGTTCCTGCTCAACAACGAGCTGACCGACTTCTCGACGGTCTACGACCCGGCCGACCCCAACCGGATCCAGCCCGGCAAGAGGCCGCGCAGCTCGATGTCGCCGACGATCGTGCTCAAGGACGGCAAGCCCTTCGTCGCGCTCGGCTCGCCGGGCGGGTCGACGATCATCACCACGGTCCTGCAGATGCTGGTCAACCGGATCGACCTCGGCATGACCATCCAGGAGGCCATCGCGGCACCGCGGGCGACCCAGCGCAACAGCGTCAACGTCACCGCGGAGCCGGAGTTCATCGCCGCCCACGGAGCTGCGTTGACGGCGCTGGGCCACACCCTCGTGCCTGCCGGCGACGCCTTCACCAGCGCTGCCGAGATCGGCGCCGCGACGGCGATCGAGCTCGGCCCGGGCAAGCGGCTGACCGCGGTCGCCGAGCCGTCGCGGCGCGGCGGGGGCTCGGCCAAGGTCGTCAAGCGGTAG
- the dapF gene encoding diaminopimelate epimerase, whose translation MSYRFLKGHGTENDFVVLPDADGMVHGDLSAERVRALCDRRAGIGGDGVLRAVRQDDGWFMDYRNADGSVSEMCGNGVRVFARYLHEHEGEPFPIVVQTRGGTKVVTPADSGYTVDMGSPAVLGETEVGVDGRSWPARHVSMGNPHAVAFVDDLADAGSLLAAPDHDPAVYPEGVNVEFVVRRGERHVAMRVHERGSGETRSCGTGACAVMVATALADGAPRGTSYVVDVPGGSLEITWTHDDRVLMTGPAELVAEGETDL comes from the coding sequence GTGAGCTACCGCTTCCTCAAGGGCCACGGCACCGAGAACGACTTCGTCGTGCTCCCCGACGCCGACGGCATGGTCCACGGCGACCTGTCGGCCGAGCGGGTGCGCGCACTGTGCGACCGGCGTGCGGGCATCGGCGGCGACGGCGTGCTCCGGGCGGTGCGGCAGGACGACGGCTGGTTCATGGACTACCGCAACGCCGACGGCTCGGTCAGCGAGATGTGCGGCAACGGCGTCCGGGTCTTCGCCCGCTACCTCCACGAGCACGAGGGCGAGCCGTTCCCGATCGTGGTGCAGACTCGCGGCGGCACCAAGGTCGTGACACCCGCCGACTCGGGCTACACCGTCGACATGGGCAGCCCTGCGGTGCTCGGTGAGACCGAGGTGGGTGTCGACGGCCGCTCCTGGCCGGCCCGGCACGTGTCGATGGGCAACCCCCACGCGGTCGCGTTCGTCGACGACCTGGCCGACGCCGGCTCGCTCCTGGCGGCCCCCGACCACGACCCGGCCGTCTACCCCGAGGGCGTCAACGTCGAGTTCGTCGTACGACGGGGCGAGCGGCACGTCGCCATGCGGGTCCACGAGCGCGGGTCCGGCGAGACGCGCTCCTGCGGCACCGGGGCGTGTGCGGTGATGGTCGCGACGGCGCTGGCCGACGGGGCGCCGCGCGGGACGTCGTACGTCGTGGACGTGCCGGGCGGCTCGCTCGAGATCACCTGGACCCACGACGACCGCGTCCTGATGACCGGGCCCGCCGAGCTGGTCGCCGAGGGCGAGACCGACCTCTGA
- a CDS encoding SDR family NAD(P)-dependent oxidoreductase yields MDITGSSAIVTGGASGIGAAVARALAAKGATVVIADLNAEKGEALAAEINGVFAKVDVTDTEQITAAVEAAAEIAPLRACVNSAGIGWAQRTIGRDGQVASAHDLDAFRKVVEINLIGTFDMTRQAATVMSRNEPDADGQRGAIVNLASVAAFDGQIGQASYSASKGGVVGMTLPVARDLAASGIRVNTVAPGLIDTPIYDAFPDPEQFKANLGQNVLFPKRLGHSEELASMVVECVTNSYMNGETIRVDGGIRMPPK; encoded by the coding sequence ATGGACATCACCGGATCCTCAGCCATCGTCACCGGCGGAGCGAGCGGCATCGGGGCCGCCGTCGCGCGCGCCCTCGCCGCCAAGGGCGCGACCGTCGTCATCGCCGACCTGAACGCCGAGAAGGGCGAGGCTCTGGCGGCCGAGATCAACGGCGTCTTCGCCAAGGTCGACGTGACCGACACCGAGCAGATCACGGCCGCGGTCGAGGCCGCTGCCGAGATCGCGCCGCTGCGTGCGTGCGTCAACTCCGCCGGCATCGGGTGGGCCCAGCGCACCATCGGCCGCGACGGCCAGGTGGCCTCGGCCCACGACCTCGACGCGTTCCGCAAGGTCGTCGAGATCAACCTGATCGGCACCTTCGACATGACGCGCCAGGCCGCGACGGTGATGTCGCGCAACGAGCCCGACGCCGACGGCCAGCGCGGCGCCATCGTCAACCTCGCCTCGGTCGCGGCCTTCGACGGCCAGATCGGCCAGGCGTCCTACTCCGCATCCAAGGGCGGCGTCGTCGGCATGACCCTGCCGGTCGCACGCGACCTCGCGGCCTCCGGGATCCGCGTCAACACCGTCGCGCCGGGCCTCATCGACACGCCCATCTACGACGCCTTCCCCGATCCGGAGCAGTTCAAGGCCAACCTCGGCCAGAACGTGCTGTTCCCCAAGCGGCTCGGCCACTCCGAGGAGCTCGCGAGCATGGTCGTGGAGTGCGTCACCAACTCCTACATGAACGGCGAGACCATCCGGGTCGACGGCGGCATCCGGATGCCACCCAAGTGA
- a CDS encoding thrombospondin type 3 repeat-containing protein codes for MRMTRGITGGLTTALVMLVGMLGAVVLPAAPAQAFGEWPEQCVMSFHTSAQPLHRYDSYVRVEDVNVTVGGVRWGEVGVFLGQEGVYSGRKIQLSDPYRMSDYRFEYDYVSITFDDQASLWHGDLPPRNPGSPPPSSVVMQPAEGIGNLPADGRWVVTEQNTPTGFGQEIGATLHVTYSDCDTDRDNVPDKQIDNCDSVANPDQRDHDRDGAGDACDGDDDGDGVADTGDNCPLVSNGGQANFDGDGSGDACDGDDDNDGYPDTGDACPLGYGNPCPPPPPAPQPAPTNPTTSPTPGGTPGGTTGGTGTTTPPTSAPPPVRRSVVVEVKRRRVLEGTVSSAASACTSRAHVRILRKKKGRDRVVVKTRAGLRGDFKVKLGKPLRPGRYYARLRPDVLPGPIACSSDRSDVVRVRRR; via the coding sequence ATGCGGATGACACGGGGGATAACAGGCGGTCTCACGACCGCCCTGGTGATGTTGGTCGGGATGCTCGGGGCCGTGGTGCTCCCGGCCGCGCCCGCCCAGGCCTTCGGCGAGTGGCCGGAGCAGTGCGTGATGAGCTTCCACACCAGTGCTCAGCCCCTCCATCGCTACGACTCCTACGTCCGGGTCGAGGACGTCAACGTCACGGTCGGCGGTGTGCGCTGGGGCGAGGTCGGTGTCTTCCTGGGCCAGGAGGGGGTCTACTCCGGCAGGAAGATCCAGCTGAGCGACCCCTACCGCATGTCTGACTACCGCTTCGAGTACGACTACGTGTCGATCACCTTCGACGACCAGGCGTCCTTGTGGCACGGCGACCTCCCCCCGCGGAATCCCGGCAGTCCGCCGCCGTCGTCGGTGGTGATGCAGCCCGCCGAGGGGATCGGCAACCTCCCCGCCGACGGTCGCTGGGTGGTCACCGAGCAGAACACCCCCACCGGGTTCGGGCAGGAGATCGGCGCCACCCTGCACGTCACCTACTCCGACTGCGACACCGACCGCGACAACGTCCCGGACAAGCAGATCGACAACTGCGACAGCGTCGCCAACCCCGACCAGCGCGACCACGACCGCGACGGCGCCGGCGACGCCTGCGACGGAGACGACGACGGCGACGGGGTCGCCGACACCGGTGACAACTGCCCGCTCGTGAGCAACGGCGGCCAGGCCAACTTCGACGGCGACGGCAGCGGTGACGCCTGTGACGGCGACGACGACAACGACGGCTACCCCGACACCGGGGACGCCTGTCCCCTGGGTTACGGCAACCCCTGCCCGCCCCCGCCGCCCGCTCCTCAGCCGGCTCCCACCAACCCGACCACGTCGCCGACTCCGGGCGGCACTCCGGGCGGGACCACTGGCGGGACCGGCACGACCACGCCGCCCACGAGCGCTCCTCCGCCCGTACGCCGCTCGGTCGTCGTCGAGGTCAAGCGACGCCGTGTCCTCGAGGGGACGGTCTCGTCGGCGGCGAGCGCCTGCACCTCGAGGGCGCACGTCCGGATCCTGCGCAAGAAGAAGGGTCGCGACCGCGTCGTGGTGAAGACCCGTGCGGGACTGCGCGGCGACTTCAAGGTCAAGCTGGGCAAGCCGTTGCGTCCGGGTCGCTACTACGCCCGACTGCGTCCTGATGTGCTGCCGGGGCCGATCGCGTGCAGCTCCGACCGCTCCGACGTCGTGCGCGTACGACGCCGCTGA
- the hflX gene encoding GTPase HflX — translation MTNAPDPAGPDFSLRDALAATRSWDDAGTIELRDDDLDLEPDDDLDDFDDLDGDFESGYDDETDPEELSTGAQDLAERHALRRVAGLRTELEDITEVEYRQLRLEKVVLVGVWTEGTAQDAENSMAELALLAETAGSEVLEAVFQRRHRPDPATYIGRGKVDAIREIVQATGADTVICDGELAPSQLRNLEDRIKVKVVDRTALILDIFAQHAKSKEGQAQVELAQLQYMKQRLRGWGGQLSRQAGGRAAGGEGIGGRGPGETKIETDRRRINTKIAKLRRELKEMKGTRDTKRQSRRSNRIPSVAIAGYTNAGKSSLLNRLTDAGVLVEDALFATLDPTTRRTTTADGRIYTMSDTVGFVRHLPHQLVEAFRSTLEEVADADLLLHVVDGSHADPEGQIAAVREVLAEIDAAKVPEIIVINKADAADPLVIDRLRRREPHSVVVSARTGQGIEEALRLVESELPRPQVEFDVLLPYDRGDLVNRIHQQAEIATMEHTGEGTHVIGRAHADLANELASYST, via the coding sequence ATGACGAACGCACCTGACCCCGCCGGCCCCGACTTCAGCCTGCGCGACGCACTCGCTGCCACGCGCTCGTGGGACGACGCGGGCACCATCGAGCTCCGCGACGACGACCTCGACCTCGAGCCTGACGACGACCTCGACGACTTCGACGACCTCGACGGTGACTTCGAGTCCGGCTACGACGACGAGACCGATCCCGAGGAGCTCTCCACCGGGGCCCAGGACCTCGCCGAGCGCCACGCGCTGCGCAGGGTCGCGGGCCTGCGCACCGAGCTCGAGGACATCACCGAGGTCGAGTACCGCCAGCTCCGGCTGGAGAAGGTCGTGCTGGTCGGCGTGTGGACCGAGGGCACTGCTCAGGACGCCGAGAACTCCATGGCCGAGCTCGCGTTGCTCGCCGAGACGGCCGGCTCCGAGGTGCTCGAGGCGGTCTTCCAGCGCCGCCACCGGCCCGACCCGGCGACCTACATCGGGCGCGGCAAGGTCGACGCGATCCGCGAGATCGTGCAGGCCACCGGCGCCGACACCGTGATCTGCGACGGCGAGCTCGCGCCCAGCCAGCTGCGCAACCTCGAGGACCGCATCAAGGTCAAGGTGGTCGACCGCACCGCCCTGATCCTCGACATCTTCGCCCAGCACGCGAAGTCCAAGGAGGGCCAGGCGCAGGTCGAGCTCGCGCAGCTGCAGTACATGAAGCAGCGCCTGCGCGGCTGGGGCGGCCAGCTCTCCCGCCAGGCCGGTGGTCGTGCCGCCGGCGGCGAGGGCATCGGTGGTCGCGGTCCCGGTGAGACCAAGATCGAGACCGACCGGCGTCGCATCAACACCAAGATCGCCAAGCTGCGCCGCGAGCTCAAGGAGATGAAGGGCACCCGCGACACCAAGCGCCAGTCGCGCCGCTCCAACCGCATCCCCAGCGTCGCGATCGCCGGCTACACCAACGCCGGCAAGTCCTCCCTGCTCAACCGCCTCACCGACGCCGGGGTCCTGGTCGAGGACGCGCTCTTCGCCACGCTCGACCCGACCACCCGCCGCACCACCACCGCCGACGGCCGCATCTACACGATGTCCGACACCGTCGGGTTCGTCCGGCACCTGCCCCACCAGCTGGTCGAGGCGTTCCGGTCGACGCTGGAGGAGGTCGCCGACGCCGACCTGCTGCTCCACGTGGTCGACGGCTCACACGCCGACCCCGAGGGGCAGATCGCCGCGGTGCGGGAGGTCCTCGCCGAGATCGACGCCGCCAAGGTGCCCGAGATCATCGTCATCAACAAGGCCGATGCGGCGGACCCGCTGGTCATCGATCGGCTGCGCCGCCGCGAGCCGCACAGCGTGGTCGTGAGTGCGAGGACGGGGCAGGGGATCGAGGAGGCGCTGCGCCTGGTCGAGTCCGAGCTGCCCCGCCCGCAGGTCGAGTTCGACGTGCTGCTGCCGTATGACCGCGGCGACCTGGTCAACCGCATCCACCAGCAGGCCGAGATCGCGACGATGGAGCACACCGGGGAGGGCACCCACGTGATCGGGCGGGCTCACGCCGACCTCGCCAACGAGCTGGCGTCGTACTCCACCTGA
- the secD gene encoding protein translocase subunit SecD — protein sequence MSRGVLVRFLLVLGLLAGCVALSLNKEPNLGLDLRGGAQFVFQAEGTEETPANAENVDKTIAVLRGRVDALGVAESTLVRQGEDRILVELPGVSSDEEAQEAEDQIGKTAQLTFHEVLRVVEPGTEPKKEGNLVLPSDQGDTLEIGPTKMTGQEVKGATGTQNQDSVDYVVKLDFTGKGGDVWADITGEAACNPPGDPKRRVAIVLDGEIITSPQVDPSVGCEVGIRGGATDIDGQQSLEEAKELATLIEGGALPLELKAVSDRLVGPTLGAAAIDASIQAGIIGLILTGLFIIVVYRLVGAMATIALATYALLAYAMLLALNSTLTLPGLAGFVLAIGMAIDANVLVFERAREEYAEYPSAGLRRALIVGFNKAWTAIIDSNVTTLLAAGLLFFLGSGPIKGFGVTLSIGVIASMISALIVARVLCELAVANRPVQQRPAISGLGNVGRVRTWLDKSDFDIMKRRAAWIAVSGAALLIAILGIVVNGLNLGVEFTGGRQLDYSVSKEISIDEARDAVEEAGFPTAVVQTADTADFTVRTGEISNEEEQAIEDSLAAIGGEVDKIDDQTIGASLGEELRNNALIAFGVAFLAQLLYLAFRFKWTFGVAAVLAMFHDVILVVGLFAWLEKPIDGIFLAAAMTIIGLSVNDTVVVFDRIRERWYASRPDDSFKAMANRAVIETVPRTINTGLGTMFILAALAVLGGDSLRDFSIALLVGLIVGTYSSMFTATPILTYFQEKWPMSRVKKEKVARDPEDSGAVV from the coding sequence ATGTCACGCGGAGTTCTCGTCAGGTTCCTTCTCGTGCTCGGCCTGCTGGCCGGGTGCGTGGCCCTGAGCCTCAACAAGGAGCCCAACCTCGGTCTCGACCTCCGGGGTGGGGCGCAGTTCGTCTTCCAGGCCGAGGGCACCGAGGAGACGCCCGCCAACGCGGAGAACGTCGACAAGACCATCGCGGTCCTGCGCGGCCGCGTCGACGCGCTCGGCGTCGCCGAGTCGACGCTGGTGCGCCAGGGCGAGGATCGCATCCTCGTCGAGCTGCCCGGTGTCTCCAGTGATGAGGAGGCGCAGGAGGCCGAGGACCAGATCGGCAAGACCGCCCAGCTGACCTTCCACGAGGTGCTCCGTGTCGTGGAGCCGGGCACCGAGCCGAAGAAGGAAGGCAACCTCGTCCTGCCGAGCGACCAGGGCGACACCCTCGAGATCGGCCCGACCAAGATGACCGGCCAGGAGGTCAAGGGAGCCACCGGCACCCAGAACCAGGACTCGGTCGACTACGTCGTCAAGCTCGACTTCACCGGCAAGGGCGGCGACGTCTGGGCCGACATCACCGGCGAGGCCGCGTGCAACCCGCCGGGCGACCCCAAGCGCCGCGTCGCGATCGTGCTCGACGGGGAGATCATCACCTCCCCCCAGGTCGACCCGAGCGTCGGCTGTGAGGTCGGTATCCGCGGTGGCGCCACTGACATCGACGGCCAGCAGAGCCTCGAGGAGGCCAAGGAGCTGGCCACCCTCATCGAGGGCGGTGCCCTGCCCCTGGAGCTCAAGGCCGTCTCCGACCGCCTCGTCGGCCCGACCCTCGGTGCCGCCGCGATCGACGCCTCGATTCAGGCCGGCATCATCGGCCTGATCCTCACCGGCCTCTTCATCATCGTCGTCTACCGCCTCGTCGGCGCGATGGCCACGATCGCGCTGGCGACCTACGCGTTGCTCGCCTACGCGATGCTGCTCGCGCTCAACTCCACGCTGACCCTGCCCGGGCTCGCGGGCTTCGTGCTCGCGATCGGCATGGCGATCGACGCCAACGTCCTCGTCTTCGAGAGAGCGCGGGAGGAGTACGCCGAATATCCCTCAGCGGGGCTGCGGCGCGCCCTGATCGTCGGCTTCAACAAGGCGTGGACCGCGATCATCGACTCCAACGTCACCACGCTGCTGGCCGCCGGGCTGCTGTTCTTCCTCGGCTCCGGGCCCATCAAGGGCTTCGGTGTGACGCTGTCCATCGGTGTCATCGCCTCCATGATCTCCGCACTGATCGTTGCGCGCGTGCTCTGTGAGCTCGCCGTCGCCAACCGCCCGGTCCAGCAGCGCCCGGCGATCAGCGGTCTCGGCAACGTCGGCAGGGTCCGCACCTGGCTCGACAAGTCCGACTTCGACATCATGAAGCGCCGGGCTGCCTGGATCGCGGTCTCCGGGGCCGCCCTCCTGATCGCCATCCTCGGCATCGTCGTCAACGGCCTCAACCTGGGCGTGGAGTTCACCGGCGGGCGCCAGCTCGACTACTCGGTCTCCAAGGAGATCTCGATCGACGAGGCGCGCGACGCGGTGGAGGAGGCCGGGTTCCCGACCGCCGTGGTGCAGACGGCCGACACCGCAGACTTCACGGTCCGCACCGGCGAGATCTCCAACGAGGAGGAGCAGGCGATCGAGGACTCCCTGGCCGCCATCGGTGGCGAGGTCGACAAGATCGACGACCAGACCATCGGCGCGTCGCTCGGTGAGGAGCTGCGCAACAACGCGCTCATCGCCTTCGGTGTGGCGTTCCTGGCCCAGCTGCTCTACCTCGCGTTCCGGTTCAAGTGGACCTTCGGCGTCGCCGCGGTGCTCGCGATGTTCCACGACGTCATCCTCGTGGTGGGCCTGTTCGCCTGGCTGGAGAAGCCCATCGACGGCATCTTCCTGGCGGCGGCGATGACGATCATCGGTCTCTCGGTCAACGACACGGTCGTGGTCTTCGACCGCATCCGCGAGCGCTGGTACGCCTCCCGCCCCGACGACTCGTTCAAGGCGATGGCCAACCGTGCCGTCATCGAGACGGTGCCGCGCACCATCAACACCGGCCTCGGCACGATGTTCATCCTGGCGGCCCTGGCCGTCCTCGGTGGCGACAGCCTGCGCGACTTCTCCATCGCGCTGCTCGTCGGCCTCATCGTCGGTACCTACTCCTCGATGTTCACCGCGACCCCGATCCTCACCTACTTCCAGGAGAAGTGGCCGATGAGCCGGGTCAAGAAGGAGAAGGTCGCCCGCGACCCCGAGGACTCCGGCGCCGTCGTCTGA